The genome window AAAGTACGTGCTGACCCTGTCCGGCGGCGGCGATTGCCGCCATACAACCGGCGGCACCGGCTCCCACTACCAGCGTATCCCAATCCCAGCTATACTCATTTCTTTTTTCCATACCGATTTCCTTTTAAATATCCGGACGTCAGGTTATTTGACCCCAAATCTTCATACACCTGATATTCCTGCCAAATATTTTCCAACTGCTCCAAACTGTCAATAATCCTGTTTTTTCGCTTTAACGACATTGCCACGATAATAGCATTAACCACACTCATCGGCGCAACCAGTGAATCCACAATCGAAGCCATTTCCGTACTGGCAAACAGCGCCACATCAGCAAACACCATCCCCGGTGACTGATCGCAGTCGGTCAGGAGAATCACTTTTGCCTTTTGAGACTTGGCAAAAGACAGCGCATGCAATGTCCGCTTGGAATAACGCGGAAAGGTAATGCCAATCATCACGTCATCTTCATTGATTCGCCTTAAGTTTTCAAATATTTCGGTACTGCTGTTGCTGTTGATAACTTTAACATTATCAAACATCAGATTAAAATAAAAGCCCAAAAAATTAGCCAACGCCGCACTGGCCCTGACACCGACAATATAACATCTTCTGGCATCCAAAAGATACTGAATAGCCTGATTAAAATGGTCTTCCTGCATTTCATCCAGGGTTTGTTTGATTCTTTCCCGGTCAATGGTCAGAACATGCTTTAACACACTGCCGGCTTCAATCTGGTCTTCAATCACTTCCACCCGCTGCATCGAGGTCATCTTGGTTCTGGCGATTTCTTCCAGCGCTCTTTGCAGCTTAGGATAGCCTTCATAACCCAATTCGTTGGCAAAGCGCACCACCGTTGATTCGCTGACGCCAACCACCTGACCGAGCTTAGCCGCCGTCAGGTAAACTGCCTTATCATAATGCTGAGAAATATAACTGGCCAACAGCTTCTGTCCCTTGCTCAATTCGGGAAACTTTTCCCGAATTCTGGACAAAATATCATTTTCTCTTAACATTTCCTTTTCGCCTTTCTGCTTGCTTTCCGATTTTTGCTTGAAATAAGCCAAGCTGCAAACAGAAAAACCATTTTTCTCGTTTGCCCTGCCGAATCCGCGCTGCGCCAGCTGTCCCTGCCGCTTGCCGCAAAATGAATTACTCAAGCAAAAATTATTCATTTTTTATTATATCGCACTTTCTTTCTTATTTCAACAGCTATTTGTTTTCGCTTATTTTTCATTTGTTTCTGCTTGTTTTCTATTGCT of Lachnospiraceae bacterium oral taxon 500 contains these proteins:
- a CDS encoding N-acetylmannosamine kinase, which produces MLRENDILSRIREKFPELSKGQKLLASYISQHYDKAVYLTAAKLGQVVGVSESTVVRFANELGYEGYPKLQRALEEIARTKMTSMQRVEVIEDQIEAGSVLKHVLTIDRERIKQTLDEMQEDHFNQAIQYLLDARRCYIVGVRASAALANFLGFYFNLMFDNVKVINSNSSTEIFENLRRINEDDVMIGITFPRYSKRTLHALSFAKSQKAKVILLTDCDQSPGMVFADVALFASTEMASIVDSLVAPMSVVNAIIVAMSLKRKNRIIDSLEQLENIWQEYQVYEDLGSNNLTSGYLKGNRYGKKK